Proteins encoded together in one Oncorhynchus mykiss isolate Arlee chromosome 7, USDA_OmykA_1.1, whole genome shotgun sequence window:
- the LOC110497002 gene encoding C-X-C chemokine receptor type 1-like, which produces MYQELEQSYVLDYDYNSANDSYYFNITSFDLNFNTLSCAAQPLYPGAVIFLCVLHIAIFLLAVPGNLLVGLVIGFSQQSLTPSDVYLFHLTVADGLLALTLPFWAAATLQGWIFGDFLCKFLSLVMEASFYTSILFLVCISVDRYLVIVRPAKSRKGRQRACRWYACTFIWALGGALSLPALFNDAFTPQSGGPTRCAEHFDVSRATHWRLATRGLRHILGFLLPLVIMVACYSITVARLLQTRGFQKHRAMRVIIAVVFAFLLCWTPLHMTVMADTLMRAKLVRFDCAVRNRVDLALQVTHSLALVHSFVNPVLYAFVGEKFRGNLVALVRKSRGPERGSSSRFSRSTSQTSEGNGLL; this is translated from the coding sequence AGCTAGAACAATCATATGTCCTGGACTATGATTACAATTCAGCCAACGACTCCTATTACTTCAACATCACCTCCTTTGACCTGAACTTTAACACATTGTCCTGTGCAGCTCAGCCCCTTTATCCCGGTGCCGTCATATTCCTGTGTGTCCTTCACATCGCCATCTTCCTATTGGCTGTTCCTGGTAACCTACTTGTGGGGCTCGTGATTGGCTTCAGTCAACAGTCCCTGACCCCATCCGACGTCTACCTGTTTCACCTGACTGTAGCTGACGGGCTGCTGGCTCTGACCCTGCCCTTCTGGGCTGCAGCCACGCTCCAGGGCTGGATCTTTGGTGACTTCCTGTGTAAGTTCCTCAGCCTGGTTATGGAGGCTAGCTTCTACACCAGCATCCTGTTCCTGGTGTGTATCAGTGTCGACCGCTACCTGGTGATCGTTCGCCCTGCCAAGTCCCGAAAGGGCCGCCAAAGGGCCTGCAGATGGTACGCCTGCACCTTCATCTGGGCTCTGGGGggcgccctctctctccctgccctcttcAACGACGCTTTCACGCCCCAGAGTGGTGGTCCGACGAGGTGTGCTGAGCACTTCGACGTCAGCAGAGCCACCCACTGGCGGCTCGCTACTCGCGGCCTACGACACATCCTAGGGTTCCTGCTCCCACTAGTCATCATGGTGGCGTGCTACAGCATCACCGTGGCCCGGTTGCTGCAGACGCGTGGCTTCCAGAAGCACAGGGCCATGCGGGTCATCATTGCCGTGGTGTTCGCCTTCCTCCTGTGCTGGACGCCGTTACACATGACGGTGATGGCCGACACCCTGATGAGGGCCAAGTTGGTGCGCTTCGACTGTGCTGTGAGGAACAGGGTGGACCTGGCCCTCCAGGTCACCCACAGCCTGGCCCTGGTCCACAGCTTTGTTAACCCAGTGCTGTATGCCTTCGTGGGGGAGAAGTTCAGGGGGAACCTGGTTGCCCTGGTCAGGAAGTCACGAGGACCAGAGAGGGGGTCGTCGTCTCGATTTAGCAGGTCCACATCCCAGACCTCAGAAGGGAATGGACTGTTATGA